In Plasmodium falciparum 3D7 genome assembly, chromosome: 13, the following are encoded in one genomic region:
- a CDS encoding nicotinamide/nicotinic acid mononucleotide adenylyltransferase, with protein MHKNICIYGGSFDPITYAHEMVLDKISNLNWIHEIWVVICRCRNDKSLTEFHHRHNMFTIIINNSSKIIKSKIFLKDLESHSEMTPTYDLLKTQKELHPNYTFYFGLGSDLICDIFSWDEGEKLVLENAFIIIERGHFKIDESILKKFPKYYLINIPKLSFINFISSSEARKFLTKENDINDIKKYIHPLTIDYIIKYNLYDFN; from the coding sequence ATGCATaagaatatatgtatatatggaGGGTCCTTTGATCCAATTACATATGCTCACGAAATGGTTCTTGATAAAATTAGTAATTTAAACTGGATTCATGAAATATGGGTAGTTATATGTAGATGTAGAAATGATAAATCCTTAACAGAATTTCATCACAGACATAACATGTTtaccataataataaataactcatctaaaataataaaaagtaaaatatttttaaaagatctTGAATCTCATAGTGAAATGACTCCAActtatgatttattaaaaactCAAAAAGAATTACATCCTAATTACACCTTTTACTTTGGTCTTGGATCAGATTTGATATGTGATATATTTTCATGGGATGAAGGCGAAAAACTAGTTTTAGAAAATGCATTCATAATTATTGAAAGAGGTCACTTTAAAATAGATGAAAGTATATTAAAGAAATTtccaaaatattatttaattaatatacccaaattatcttttatcaattttatttcatcaaGTGAAGCCAGAAAATTTTTAAccaaagaaaatgatataaacgatataaaaaaatatattcaccCCCTTACTattgattatattataaagtaTAACTTATATGATTTTAATTAG
- a CDS encoding regulator of nonsense transcripts 3B, putative produces MSTSKRPYKILLRKVESKEENKKDTNETKKKEEESKHYEDRHYRKNDIKHYEENEKTIKSKMHYNSRNRYYDKYSMSYSRYDEKLNKQHSSEKKKDVLVPLLEQASINIKKKKIIIRKLPPTLTEENFFDSFSNNIKDELDYYYFVNGSASKDSSNDIIYSRMYLSFKDDMKTDEFIRTQNGKFFYDLNGVKYKALVSYAPNQTLIKKNKPDSRNNTLESDEYFLKCCEEMNNPVQRVKKDIDYSELINVQTENGAILSPIVIELRSKKKK; encoded by the coding sequence atgtccaCAAGTAAAAGaccatataaaatattattaagaaaAGTTGAGTCTAAAGAAGAGAATAAAAAAGACACTAATGAAAcgaagaaaaaagaagaagaatcaAAACATTATGAAGATAGGCattatagaaaaaatgatatcaaacattatgaagaaaatgaaaaaacgataaaaagtaaaatgcATTATAATTCAAGGAATAGgtattatgataaatattcTATGTCGTATTCTAGatatgatgaaaaattaaacaaaCAACATTCAtccgaaaaaaaaaaagatgtaTTAGTACCTTTATTAGAACAAgcaagtataaatataaaaaaaaaaaaaatcattataAGAAAGTTACCTCCAACATTAACTGAAGAAAACTTTTTTGATTcattttcaaataatataaaagatgaattagattattattattttgtaaatggAAGTGCATCAAAAGATTCTTCCaatgatattatttattcacgtatgtatttatcttttaaagaTGATATGAAAACAGATGAGTTTATAAGAACTCAAAATGggaaatttttttatgatttaaATGGAGTAAAATATAAAGCTCTTGTATCATATGCACCAAATCaaacattaataaaaaagaataaaccTGATAGTAGAAATAATACCTTAGAATcagatgaatattttttaaaatgttgtGAAGAAATGAATAATCCTGTTCAACGAgttaaaaaagatatagaTTATTCTGAACTTATTAATGTACAGACCGAAAATGGTGCTATATTATCACCTATTGTTATAGAATTAAGaagtaagaaaaaaaaataa